The genomic segment AGATTTTATTTTCTTCTTCTTTTTATCTTCTTTTTCATTATTCAACAATAAATGAATAATTGGCAAGGCAAAAGCAGCCGTTTTTCCAGTTCCTGTATTTGCAGAAACAATCACATTCTTTTTTTCTAAAACCAAAGGAATGGTTTGTTGTTGTACTAAAGTTGGCGTATGAAAACGTTCTTCAGCAACTGCTTTTAAGATAGATTTATCAAGTGGAATTTCAGAAAACTGCATGTATTAATTTTTATACAAAGATAGTTTAAAAGAAAGTAAGAGTGGAGCTGAGAATTAAGTTAAGAAAATAGATTTTATAAGATGTTATACATTATTTATAGCTTTATACTTTGGTGATTTTACTTTATTTAGAGTAAAAATCGTTTTTAGTAATGAAAATTTGTTAAATATTATTATTGAAGGGTAAGATCCGTTTTGTTGGGGTAATAATATTTTTATTGAAGTTTTTGGGGAATAAATGGTTTTATAGCTTTGCTGAAATCAATTGGTATTATATGTGTTTGTTTTTGGCAAACTATATCAGCTATTTTATCTAATTTGTAAGATGATGAAGTATAACTACAGCAAGATACCAACCTACAACCTCGCTTCAATCCAACTTTTAAAACTATAAAAGTTTTGTGGAGCCACTCCATGACCAACATTGTATTCCGAATATACATTCTCTACCCTTAATTTATCTAAAAAAAGGCTTGGTGTTTCTTGCCCAAGCTACAGGTAAAACTTGGTCTACAGAACCATGAGAACTGTAATATTCCGTTTTTAAATGGGTTGGCATGTTTTTGGGTAATAATTCTGTATTTACATAACCACTTAAAGCAATTACATAATTTACCTTGTTTGGGTAGAAAAAGCTTAAAGAATAGCTTAAAATAGCACCTTGACTAAAACCTAAAAGAAAGGTTTTATCAGGATTTGTATTGTATTTTGTTTTTATTGCATCAATAAAAATGGCAATTTTATCGATGGATTCTTTGGCTTCTTTTAAATCTGAGAATTTTCCATTTACATCGTCAAAATTAATTGTGTACCAAGCATAGCCTCCAAATCCCATAGAAAGTGGTGCTTGCGCACTAATAATTAATAATTCTTCTGGTAATTCTTCTGCGAAAGAAAATAAATCTTGTTCGTTACTTCCATAACCATGCAATAAAATTAACAAAGGTGGTTTTTCGGATGCTTTTTTAGGTTCTCTTACTAAATAATGTAAATCGCTCATTTTAAATAAAATCTAATTAAATATTTTTAAACCATTTCTGAAAATAATCACCTAAAACTGGAATTCTTTTTTCTTCAACTTGAATGGCGCCAATTATACCAATTATCCAAATTATGAAAATAAAAACTCCAAAAAACCAACCAGGATTTTTTCCTGAAGATTGGTAAATTATCCATTGGTTTATCAAATATAAAATACCAATTCCTAATCCTTGTCGAATATGAAAACTAGCAAAATAATTTTTCTTGTCTTTATTTAAAATGTAAGCGATTAACGTACCAATTATAGTAATATAACTAATGATTGCAATTATTTTTCCGTCTTTAACACTCACATTCTCCATAGTTTTAAGAATTTAAAATCAATTGATTATTTGCGAAAATTCCGTACACTTTTCCAGTCAGTTTTTTATTGATAAAAGGACTGTTTTTTGAGGTTGATAAAATATTTCCTTTTGTGAACGTGTATTTTTCATCTGGATTAAAAAGAGAAATATCTGCTATTTTACCTTCGGAGATGGAAGTGGTTTCTAATCCAAAAATTCTTCTTGGATTTGTAGTGATTTTTTCAATGAAATTTTCCAACCCTAACACTGAATTTACAGCGCCAAAAGCAGTTTCTAGACCAATAACACCATCTTTTGCTTCGCTAAATTCCACTTTTTTATGTTCGATATCCATAGGATTGTGGTCGGAAGTAATCATGTCAATTACACCAGAATTCACGCCTTTTTGTAAAGCTTTTGTATCTGAACTTGTTCTTAAAGGTGGGTTTGTTTTAAAATTACTATCAAATTCATGCAATTCATTATCAGTTAAAACCAAATGATGTGCAGAAACACTACAAGTAACCTGCAAACCTTTCTTTTTTGCGTCCTTGATTAATTCTACTGACTTTGCTGAAGAAATTGTAGGAATGTGTAATTTTCCTCCAGTATATTCTAATAAAAATAAATCTCTCGCAATTTGAATGTGTTCTGCCAAAGCAGGACTTCCTTTTAAACCTAATTTAGTACTATTAATACCTTCGTGTGCGATTCCTGCACCAGCAATGGTATTATTTTTTGGGAAACTAAGTACCAAACCATCAAAATTTTGGGCGTATAATAATGATATTTTCATTAAGTTATCGTTCTCAATAGGTTTTTTGTAATCTCCGAAAGCAATAGCTCCAGATTGTTGCATATCATACAACTCTGCCATTTCAATTCCTTTACTTCCTTGTGTTAAAGAAGGAATTGGATATAGTTTTGTGGCAGATCCGTTTGCTTTGTTTATTAAAAATTCAACAGCAGATTTGTTATCTACAATTGGGTTCGAATTTGCATTTACAGCAACTGTAGTAAAACCACTTTTTGCGGCAACTTGCAACCCATTTTTAATGGTTTCTCTTTCTTCGTAACCTGGTTCTCCAAAAGAAACACTCGTATCGAACCAGCCACAAGAAACGTGTAAATTCTTTTTTTCTACAAGTTGATAGTCTTTTTTATTAGGAATGGAATCAGCTATTTTTTTGATAATTCCATCACTAATTAAAATATCTTTCGTTTGTAGATGAAATGGGCTAGAAGCATCTATAATTTTAGCCGATTTTAGAAGCGTAATCATGGTTTATAGAATTTTAAAATCAAAATTTCTAATAACAAAGATACAATTGCCAACGCTAAAAACCATTTCCAAAGCCATTGAACTTCATTTTTTTTGTTTAAAGCATTAAAAGTTGCTGGAATTGAGGAGGAAATCTCTATGTTTTTGTTATTTTGGGCAAGTGTATTTAAGTCTAAATATTGTAAGGAACTTTCTTCTTTAGGGAAATTAAAAGCAACGTTTTGTAAGGTGTCTTTTTGTTTTAAAATTTTATAAATTCCAGCTTCTAAAGGTTGCTCTTTCGTTGTTATTACTATGTTATTCTGAAAAGTTTGTTGCAAAGGAATAAAGGAGTTTTTATTGTTTGCAATCGTTAAAATTTCGTCCTTTCCTAATTGAGTTTCAATGCCTATTTTATTTTCTGCATCAACTCTGTAAGATAATTGTGGAAATTGAAAACTTAATTGTCCGAAATTGTAAAAAACAGGCACAATTAAAGGCGAATTTAAAAAGTTACTATTCGTTTTTGCCAGAGAACTAGAAACATAATAAATGTTATTTTTTAATTCATTGATAAAAGGCGTGTTATTTTCAAACGAAATAATTGTATTGCTATTTTTTGAAGAAATAGGGTAGAGGCTATAAACTGATGGATATTGAAAATTATTTACCTTTTTGGAAAAAACATTCTTAAACAAAGGATGATTATAATTGATGGAAGTAATTTTTAGAGTATCGATTATTTTATTTTGAAACTTGCCAATTTGCAGTTTGTTGAAAAATGAATTGTAAGAATTTACCTCCGATTTTTCATTCGGAATAATTACCAAGCTTCCTCCGTTTTTAGAAAAATCGAATAGACTTTGTGCTAAAATTTCTGGAATATTTTCTAAACTATTTAAGATGATTAATTGCTGTTTTGGAATGGCGTTATAATTTACATTTTGGATAGTAGAATTCGTGAAATTAAATTCGTCTTCCGTATAAATTTTAGACAAGAAATCTGCCTTATTTCCAATCGCCAAAACACTCGCTTTTTTACGTTTATTAATACTGAAAAAATAAGTGTTATCAAATTTAAAAGTATCGCTAAAAGTTATTTGTATTTTTCCTAAAAATGTATCCTGATTTTGGATTGTAAATTGAATCGTTTTCGAAGTATCTTTACCTATACTAAAAGATTGCTTGCTTACTAAATTTTCGTTGTTAAAAATAGCAATAGGAGTGTTGTTTTTTGCTTCTCCTTGATTTTTTATAACTGCATTTATGATAAAGTTGGTTGTGTTTGCATTGCTAACAAAAACACTATCGATAGAAAGATTACTTTTTTGTGAAGATTCTAATTTAATAGCAGAAAAAGAGGGTGTTACATTTGTAAACTTACTTTCGTAAGTGTCTTGAAAATCAGAAATTAAAATACTTTTATATAAAGTATTTGTTTTATTTTTGTTTTGTTGGTCTATTTTTAGAAAAACTGTCGATAAATCTAATTTTTTTGAAGTGTTTTCTACTTTTAGTAGTATGTTTTTCAATTCATTTTTAGAAATATCTTTATAAAAGTTGGTATTTGTCTGCAGCGAATATATACCTTTTTCGTTAGAACTTTTTATAATTTCTTGTGCAGCAATTTTCAATAAATTTCCTTTTTCTCCTTTCGTATTTGTACTTAAAGAATTGTCTAAATAAATAAATGTATGTTGCTTTTTGTCGATATTTTTATCACTAAAATAAGGTTGAGAAAAAGCTAAAAGTATCGCAGAAAATAATAACAGTCGAGATGCTAAAATCAACCATTTTTTTATACGAGAACTCTTACGTGTTTGTTGTTGTATTTTTTGCAAAAAAGCAACATTCGTAAAAGGTATTTTTACAAACTTTTGTAATTGAAAAAGATGCACTAAAATTGGTATAATTAGTAGTGCAAAAAAATATAAAACTTCAGGGTTTTTAAATTGCATTATTAGTGTTTATGTAATTTCAAAAATAGGGAAATTTATAGAATAGATTTTGTAAATTAATGGTAAAAAAATATCTTATAAATCTTTAAATAAGGTATGGCTTACTTGCAACAATTATTATAAGGAAAACTAAAGTACAAAGATTTTACAGATTTTTAGGAGGATTTTGATTAGGAATTTACAAGGATTCGAAAGGCAGAAAATTCTCTCCTTTAAGGAATTTGAATGAGTTTTTTAAAATTTTTCGAAAACGCCCAAGCCAAAAAGAGCAAAATCGTATTTTACAGGGTCGTTTACATCTAATTTTCTTAAGTTTTTGTCTAATACAGCAACAGCTTTCCAATCGTTTTGTTTTCTTGGAAGTAGTTTTAATTTTCGAGCTACGTTTCCAGAATGTACGTCTAAAGGGCATGATAAATTTGCAGATTTGTGTGTTTCCCAAATTCCGAAATCTACGCCAGCTTTATCATTTCTAACCATCCATCGTAAAAACATATTTATACGTTTTGCTGCAGAATTTTTTAAAGGATCCGAAATGTGTTTTTGAGTTCTTTGCTGGTGTTCAACCTTAAAAAAATGTTGTTTAAATTGATGGATTGCAGTTTGGTACGTATTCGAATTATCTTTTATAGAAAGTGCTTCTTCTAAACCACCATAATTTGAATAAATGTATTTTAATGATTTTACAAATTGTTGAAAATCTATATAATTAAAAGTTCTATGGACAAAGTTATTGATACCTTCTAAATCTTTTTTTTGATGGTTGATGATAAAATCATAAGGAGAATTGTCTAATAATTCCATCATTTTCGAAGCATTTTTAATAATCATGGTTCTGTTTCCCCATGAAATAATTGCGGTTAAAAAACCAGCAATTTCAATGTCTTCTTTTAAAGAAAAACGATGTGGAATTTGAATAGGGTCTGACTCTATAAACTTAGGATTGTTGTATAGCATAACCTTTTCGTCTAAAAATTCTTTCAATTCCAATTTTTTCATCTTTTTTATTTGAGAATATGAATAAAAAAACCTCATAATTTATGGAAACTATGAGGTTGTATTACAATTTGAATTTATTTTACTTTACGTCCATCAATTCAACATCAAAAATAAGTGTTGCATCTGGTGGAATTACACCTCCAGCACCTGCAGAACCATAAGCCAAATGAGAAGGAATTACAAAACGAGCTTTGTCACCCACTTGTAATAACTGAATACCTTCGTCCCAACCAGAAATTACCTGACCAACACCAACGTTAAAATCGATTGGTTGTTTTCTTTTGTAAGAAGAATCGAAAACTGTTCCGTCTAATAATTGTCCTTTATAATGTACAGAAACACCAGCGCCTTTTGTGGCTTGTTTTCCATCTCCTTTCTGCAAAATTTGATAACGCAATCCGCTTTTAGTTTCATCATAACCAGCAGCAACAGAATCTAATAATTCCTTTTGTTTTGCTTTTGCTTCTGCCTCTCTTTTTTCTCTTGCGCCTTCGAAAGTTCTAAATGCTTCAACTGCATTAAAAGCTTCTGCATCTGCACCAACTCTAATAATTTCTACGGCAGATAATTCATCTCCTTGTGCAACTGCGTCTACAACATCTTGTCCTTCAATTACAGAACCAAAAACAGTGTGTTTACCATCTAACCATGGAGTAGGAACGTGGGTGATGTAAAATTGAGAACCATTGGTTGCAGGTCCAGAATTTGCCATGGCTAATTTCCCTGGAGCATCGTGTTTTAAATCAGGATGAAACTCATCGTCGAACTTATAACCTGGGTTTCCAGTTCCTGTTCCTAATGGGCAACCACCTTGAATCATAAAATCTGGAATTACTCTATGGAATTTTAATCCATTATAATAAGGAGTTCCCTGATCTTTTACTGAGTTTTCTAAATTTCCTTCTGCCAAAGCAACAAAGTTACCAACTGTTCCAGGCGTTTTTTCGTGTTCCAATTGTACTAAAATATCACCTTTTGCTGTTGTGAATTTTGCGTATATTCCGTTATTCATATTACTTAATTTTAATCGTTTTTGTCTCCTCGAGCGCAGTCGAGAGGTCTTTTGTATTAGTTCTCGACTGCGCTCGAACTGACATTTATGATGTTTCTGAAATTTGTTTCAGAATAAATTATTTTTTTGCATTTAAAATGGAGAAACCATAAGTTAATCCAATGTTTATGTTCGATGAATTTACATTTCCAAAGGGCGACCACATTTGTCCGCCAGAAATATGAAAAGATAAATCGTTATTTGCGTGGTAATTAATTCCTACAGTTGGTCTTATTAGTACACCTTCACCAGAATCTACTCTTCCTCCACCAGCAACACCTGCAGCAGCTTCTGCAAATAAAGAAAAATTATTGTTTAAAAATTTATTACTTTTTATACCTAAACCGAAGATACCATGTGCGTAACCTCCAGATTTTCCTTTGTATGCAAAAGAAGCTTCACCAGCAATGTAAAACCTTTTATTTAAATCGTATTGAACTTTTAAAGCTATTAGTTGCAAATCACTTGCAGGAATTCCGAATTTGGCAACATCAAAATACGTTTGGTTTTCTGCGCTAACTCGCAATCCTTGCGTTTTAATTTCTCTTACAGCTTCTCCAGTAAAAGGGTCTTTTGTTCCACCACTTAAACCATAATACTTAATACTAAAACCTGCTGTATAAGCTTCAAAACTAGCAATTCCTCCAATAGATTTATGATATCCTGCATGACCACTTAAACCAAATCTATCTGTAATTCTAATATCTGCGCCTACATTTGGATATGCAGTTAAACCACCTTCAGGAAAAATTCTTCCACCAGCAGCTCCAATACCCAGTTTTCCAAAAAGATTAATTCTATTTGTTAATCTTAGATTTTTTCCTGCTCCAAAGAATACGTCCATAAAACCAGCAGTTAAACCACCATACATAGCATCTACATGCGCATAAATAAAAGTTGTGGGGGTTAAATATCGTTGATATTCAAAACCTAAGACAGATAAAGTATGGTCAATTGGTTTGTATTTAGGAGTTGTACTTGCATCTGTTCTAGAGTTTCCTCTTGGAAAGAAGTAATCGAAGGTAATTTGTTGCACACTTTTAACAGCGGGTTTGCTATTGTTATTTACTGTAAACGATTTATTAGCATCTTCGTAAGAAGCAACTCTTAAGGTTGTTGGAATTTCTACAAAGAAAGAAATATTACTATCTTTCTGTATTCCTGTGAAGAAATTCATATAACCATATTGTACACCAAAAGAAAAATCGTTTTTCTTATACTGTAATCCAATATTTGGGTAAATAATACCACCACCATTTACTAAAGAGCGATAGCCTCCTCCTCCTCCAAAATGGACATTTGCATCAAAATATAAGTTTTTATAAATTGGTGTGTTTACTCCTAAAGTTACACCTAAAGTAAATAAACCTCCTTGATCTCCAGTTAAAGCTCCATGAAATCCAGCTCCTGTATAAAGCCAATCGTTTAACGGAATTAAATAGTTTAAACCGAAAAAGCCCATTTTGGGTTCCAAACCATAGCTTACTTGCTCAGTTGGTTGTTCTATTAAAATATAGTTTAATCTTATTTTATTGTTTAATTCTTTTACTTTTAATGAAGAAAAAGACCCATTAGTTTGAGAAAAAGCTTGGAAACTAATGATTGTTATAATTAATAGAATTACTTTTTTCATCGGTTTTATTTTTTAAATTCACTTGTAGTATGCAATTTTACGCTTGGATATTTACTTTGCGTCATTTGCATTGTAAAAGCAGAATCTGCTAAAAAGACTAACTGCCCTTCTTTATCCTTGGCTAAATAACGTTGTTTTACTCGCTTAAAATCTTTAAATTCTTCGTTTTTTGGATCTGTAGGTTCTACCCAACAAGCCTTATGTACACTTAAATTTTCGTAGGTACATTTTGCACCATATTCGTGTTCTAATCGATATTGAATTACTTCAAATTGAAGTGCACCAACTGTACCAACGATTCTTCGTCCATTCATTTCTAAAATGAATAATTGTGCAACACCTTCGTCCATTAATTGGTCTAAACCTTTGTACAATTGCTTAGATTTCATTGGATCTGCATTGTTAACGTAACGAAAATGTTCTGGAGAAAAACTTGGAATTCCCCTAAAGTTTAATGCTTCGCCTTCGGTTAATGTATCTCCAATTTTAAAGTTTCCTGTATCATGTATTCCCACAATATCTCCAGGGAAAGATTCGTCTACAATTTCTTTTTTCTCGGCGAAAAACGCATTCGGGCTCGAAAATTTTACTTTCTTGCCATTTCGAACGTGTAAATAAGGCGAATTTCTTTTAAAGGTGCCAGAAACTACTTTTATAAATGCTAACCTGTCTCTGTGTTTAGGATCCATATTTGCATGGATTTTAAACACAAAACCAGTCATTTTTTTCTCTTTTGAATCTACCAAACGCTCTTCTGCCTTTTTTGGTTGTGGCGAAGGAGCTATTTCTATAAATGCATCTAACAATTCTTTAACTCCAAAATTATTTAATGCAGATCCAAAAAATACAGGCTGTAGTTCTCCTTTTAAATATTCCTCTTGATTGAAAGGTGGATATACTTCATCTATCAATTCCAATTCTTCGCGCAAAGTATCTGCTGCTTTTTTACCAACGGCTTTGTCTAATTCTGGGTTCGAAAGATCGTCGAATTCAACACCTTCAGAAACCGTTTGCTTTTTATCTCCAGCAAATAAGTTTAATTTTTTTTCCCAAATATTATAGATTCCTTTAAAATCGTACCCCATTCCAATTGGGAAACTCATTGGAGTTACTCGCAAGCCTAATTTTTGCTCCACTTCATCTAATAAATCGAAAGCATCTTTACCTTCTCTATCTAATTTATTGATAAAAACCAACATAGGTATGCTTCGCATTCTGCATACTTCTACCAATTTTTCTGTTTGTGGTTCCACACCTTTTGCAACATCAATCACTACAATAACGCTATCTACAGCTGTTAAGGTTCTAAAAGTATCTTCTGCAAAATCTTTGTGCCCAGGAGTATCTAAAATGTTTATTTTCTTGTCTTTGTAAATAAAAGCTAAAACAGAAGTTGCTACAGAAATACCACGCTGACGCTCAATTTCCATAAAATCGGAAGTGGCTCCTTTTTTTATTTTGTTGTTTTTTACAGCTCCAGCTTCTTGTATGGCACCACCAAAAAGTAATAATTTTTCTGTTAGTGTAGTTTTTCCTGCATCTGGGTGCGAAATGATACCAAATGTTCTTCTACGTGCTATTTCTTTTAAAAAACTCATCTACAAATTTTAGAGGTGCAAAGATAGGTTTTATTCTATAATTTTTATAATGAAATTGGTAGGATAAGAAGGACGATTTTATAGAAAAGATTAAGACACAGATTTCACGGATTTCACAGATTATTACGCAGAGATTCGCAGAGTAAGACTGAGTTTCAAAGAGTTTTTATTCAAATTTTAAATAAAAAATATTTTT from the Polaribacter cellanae genome contains:
- a CDS encoding dihydroorotase, with protein sequence MITLLKSAKIIDASSPFHLQTKDILISDGIIKKIADSIPNKKDYQLVEKKNLHVSCGWFDTSVSFGEPGYEERETIKNGLQVAAKSGFTTVAVNANSNPIVDNKSAVEFLINKANGSATKLYPIPSLTQGSKGIEMAELYDMQQSGAIAFGDYKKPIENDNLMKISLLYAQNFDGLVLSFPKNNTIAGAGIAHEGINSTKLGLKGSPALAEHIQIARDLFLLEYTGGKLHIPTISSAKSVELIKDAKKKGLQVTCSVSAHHLVLTDNELHEFDSNFKTNPPLRTSSDTKALQKGVNSGVIDMITSDHNPMDIEHKKVEFSEAKDGVIGLETAFGAVNSVLGLENFIEKITTNPRRIFGLETTSISEGKIADISLFNPDEKYTFTKGNILSTSKNSPFINKKLTGKVYGIFANNQLILNS
- a CDS encoding BatA domain-containing protein; its protein translation is MQFKNPEVLYFFALLIIPILVHLFQLQKFVKIPFTNVAFLQKIQQQTRKSSRIKKWLILASRLLLFSAILLAFSQPYFSDKNIDKKQHTFIYLDNSLSTNTKGEKGNLLKIAAQEIIKSSNEKGIYSLQTNTNFYKDISKNELKNILLKVENTSKKLDLSTVFLKIDQQNKNKTNTLYKSILISDFQDTYESKFTNVTPSFSAIKLESSQKSNLSIDSVFVSNANTTNFIINAVIKNQGEAKNNTPIAIFNNENLVSKQSFSIGKDTSKTIQFTIQNQDTFLGKIQITFSDTFKFDNTYFFSINKRKKASVLAIGNKADFLSKIYTEDEFNFTNSTIQNVNYNAIPKQQLIILNSLENIPEILAQSLFDFSKNGGSLVIIPNEKSEVNSYNSFFNKLQIGKFQNKIIDTLKITSINYNHPLFKNVFSKKVNNFQYPSVYSLYPISSKNSNTIISFENNTPFINELKNNIYYVSSSLAKTNSNFLNSPLIVPVFYNFGQLSFQFPQLSYRVDAENKIGIETQLGKDEILTIANNKNSFIPLQQTFQNNIVITTKEQPLEAGIYKILKQKDTLQNVAFNFPKEESSLQYLDLNTLAQNNKNIEISSSIPATFNALNKKNEVQWLWKWFLALAIVSLLLEILILKFYKP
- a CDS encoding TIGR02757 family protein, giving the protein MKKLELKEFLDEKVMLYNNPKFIESDPIQIPHRFSLKEDIEIAGFLTAIISWGNRTMIIKNASKMMELLDNSPYDFIINHQKKDLEGINNFVHRTFNYIDFQQFVKSLKYIYSNYGGLEEALSIKDNSNTYQTAIHQFKQHFFKVEHQQRTQKHISDPLKNSAAKRINMFLRWMVRNDKAGVDFGIWETHKSANLSCPLDVHSGNVARKLKLLPRKQNDWKAVAVLDKNLRKLDVNDPVKYDFALFGLGVFEKF
- a CDS encoding peptidylprolyl isomerase; amino-acid sequence: MNNGIYAKFTTAKGDILVQLEHEKTPGTVGNFVALAEGNLENSVKDQGTPYYNGLKFHRVIPDFMIQGGCPLGTGTGNPGYKFDDEFHPDLKHDAPGKLAMANSGPATNGSQFYITHVPTPWLDGKHTVFGSVIEGQDVVDAVAQGDELSAVEIIRVGADAEAFNAVEAFRTFEGAREKREAEAKAKQKELLDSVAAGYDETKSGLRYQILQKGDGKQATKGAGVSVHYKGQLLDGTVFDSSYKRKQPIDFNVGVGQVISGWDEGIQLLQVGDKARFVIPSHLAYGSAGAGGVIPPDATLIFDVELMDVK
- a CDS encoding peptide chain release factor 3 → MSFLKEIARRRTFGIISHPDAGKTTLTEKLLLFGGAIQEAGAVKNNKIKKGATSDFMEIERQRGISVATSVLAFIYKDKKINILDTPGHKDFAEDTFRTLTAVDSVIVVIDVAKGVEPQTEKLVEVCRMRSIPMLVFINKLDREGKDAFDLLDEVEQKLGLRVTPMSFPIGMGYDFKGIYNIWEKKLNLFAGDKKQTVSEGVEFDDLSNPELDKAVGKKAADTLREELELIDEVYPPFNQEEYLKGELQPVFFGSALNNFGVKELLDAFIEIAPSPQPKKAEERLVDSKEKKMTGFVFKIHANMDPKHRDRLAFIKVVSGTFKRNSPYLHVRNGKKVKFSSPNAFFAEKKEIVDESFPGDIVGIHDTGNFKIGDTLTEGEALNFRGIPSFSPEHFRYVNNADPMKSKQLYKGLDQLMDEGVAQLFILEMNGRRIVGTVGALQFEVIQYRLEHEYGAKCTYENLSVHKACWVEPTDPKNEEFKDFKRVKQRYLAKDKEGQLVFLADSAFTMQMTQSKYPSVKLHTTSEFKK